The Manis javanica isolate MJ-LG chromosome 6, MJ_LKY, whole genome shotgun sequence genome contains a region encoding:
- the USP28 gene encoding ubiquitin carboxyl-terminal hydrolase 28 isoform X7 has product MTAELQQDDAAAAADRRGSGCQMLLNQLREITGVQDPSFLHEALKASNGDITQAVSLLTEGRVREPGQDTVAAEPSEAEGSAASKEIIAKVIDLTCDNKDDLQAAIALSLLESPKIQADGKDLNRIHEATSAETKRSKRKRCEAWGENPNPNDWRRVDGWPVGLKNVGNTCWFSAVIQSLFQLSEFRRLVLSYSLPQDVLESCPGHTEKRNLVFMQELQYLFALMMGSNRKSVDPSAALNLLKGAFRSPEEQQQDVSEFTHKLLDWLEDAFQLAVSADSNPRNKSENPMVQLFYGTFLTEGIREGKPFCNTETFGQYPLQVNGHSNLDECLEGAMVEGDIELPPPDDSVKYEQERWFTKLPPVLTFELSRFEFNQSLGQPEKIHNKLEFPQIIYMDRYMYRSKELIRSKRECIRKSKEEIKVLQQKLERYVQYGSGPARFPLPDMLKYVIEFASTKPASESTAPRSHARLPLPVSSVCCPGSDLTSTESPSEEGSSQGAGSTCSSSEGSLHKPRTGVQSPAPSRAPVEVPAHPAPRTVTEEEMHFVRTCLQRWRSEIEQDIQDLKNCIASTTQTIEQMYCDPLLCQVPYRLHAVLVHEGQANAGHYWAYVYDQPRQVWLKYNDTSVTESSWEELERDSYGGLRNVSAYCLMYTDDSLPRFSAEAASGEPDQMSGEVEALPAELKHYVQEDNWKFEREVEEWEGEQSCKVPQMDSSTSSASQDFSSAPAPPAAPPPGARCLSSEHAVIAKEQTAQAIANTARAYERSGVEAALREVMLSPAMQGVILAIAKARQTFDRDGSEAGLIKAFHEEYSRLYQLAREEPPSHSDPRLQHVLVYFFQNEAPKRVVERTLLEQFADRNLSYDERSISIMKVAQAKLKEIGPDDMNMDEYKKWHEDYSLFRKVSVYLLTGLELYQKGKYQEALSYLVYAYQSNTTLLIKGPLRGVKESVIALYRRKCLLELNARAASLFETNDDPSVTEGINVMNELIIPCIHLIINDDISKDDLAAIEVMRNHWCSYLGQDIAENLQLCLGEFLPRLLDPSAEIIVLKEPPTIRPNSPYDLCSRFAAVMESIQGVSTVTVKALQQWLSTLTPIPVSCVA; this is encoded by the exons GCCAGCAATGGCGACATCACCCAGGCAGTCAGCCTCCTCACTGAGGGGAGAGTTAGGGAGCCTGGTCAGGACACTGTTGCTGCAGAACCATCTGAAGCAGAGGGAAGTGCTGCCAGCAAAGAGATAATAGCAA AAGTGATAGACCTTACTTGTGATAACAAAGATGATCTTCAGGCTGCCATTGCTTTGAGTCTACTGGAGTCCCCCAAAATTCAAGCCGACGGAAAAGATCTTAACAG GATACATGAAGCAACCTCTGCAGAAACTAAGCGCTCAAAGAGAAAACGCTGTGAGGCCTGGGGAGAAAATCCCAACCCTAACGACTGGAGGAGAGTTGATGGTTGGCCAGTTGGGCTGAAAAATGTTGGCAATACGTGTTGGTTTAGCGCTGTTATTCAG tctctCTTTCAGTTGTCTGAATTTCGAAGACTCGTTCTCAGCTACAGCCTGCCGCAGGATGTGCTGGAAAGTTGCCCGGGCCACACA GAAAAGAGGAATCTTGTGTTTATGCAGGAGCTTCAGTATTTGTTTGCTCTGATGATGGGATCAAACCGCAAATCTGTAGACCCTTCGGCAGCCTTGAATCTCCTCAAGGGCGCGTTCCGGTCTCCCGAGGAGCAGCAG CAAGATGTGAGTGAATTCACACACAAGCTCCTGGACTGGCTGGAGGACGCATTCCAACTGGCTGTCAGTGCCGA CAGCAATCCCAGGAACAAATCGGAAAATCCAATGGTGCAGCTCTTCTATGGCACTTTCCTCACTGAAGGGATTCGTGAAG GAAAGCCCTTCTGCAACACCGAGACCTTCGGCCAGTACCCCCTTCAGGTAAACGGTCATAGCAACTTGGACGAATGTTTGGAAGGGGCCATGGTAGAGGGTGACATCGAGCTGCCTCCTCCCGATGATTCAGTGAAGTACGAACAGGAG CGTTGGTTTACAAAGCTACCTCCGGTGTTGACCTTTGAACTTTCAAGATTTGAGTTTAATCAATCCCTTGGTCAGCCAGAGAAAATTCACAATAAGCTGGAATTTCCTCAGATCATTTATATGGACAG GTACATGTACAGAAGCAAAGAGCTCATCCGCAGTAAGAGAGAGTGCATTCGAAAGtcgaaggaagaaataaaagttctGCAGCAAAAATTGGAAAG GTATGTGCAGTACGGCTCAGGCCCAGCTCGGTTCCCACTCCCAGACATGCTGAAATACGTCATTGAATTTGCTAGCACAAAACCTGCCTCAGAAAGTACCGCACCTCGAAGTCATGCACGCCTGCCGTTACCAGTTTCTTCAGTGTGCTGCCCGGGCTCTGACCTGACATCCACGGAAAG CCCAAGTGAAGAAGGCTCTTCTCAGGGTGCTGGAAGCACCTGCTCTTCCTCTGAAGGGTCTCTGCACAAGCCCAGGACAGGGGTTCAGTCGCCCGCACCCTCCCGGGCTCCCGTGGAAGTGCCTGCACACCCCGCCCCGCGGACTGTCACGGAGGAGGAGATGCACTTTGTGAGGACCTGTCTTCAGAGATGGCGGAGTGAGATTGAGCAAGATATACAAG atttAAAGAATTGCATTGCAAGCACTACCCAGACTATTGAACAGATGTACTGTGACCCTCTCCTTTGCCAG GTGCCTTATCGCTTGCATgctgttcttgttcacgaagGACAAGCAAACGCTGGACACTACTGGGCCTATGTCTATGACCAACCCCGACAAGTCTGGCTCAAGTACAATGACACCTCTGTCACTGAATCTTCCTGGGAAGAACTTGAAAGAGATTCCTACGGGGGCCTGAGGAATGTCAGCGCTTACTGTCTGATGTACACCGACGACAGTCTGCCCCGCTTCAGTGCAG AGGCAGCCTCGGGTGAACCGGACCAGATGTCGGGAGAGGTGGAGGCCTTACCTGCTGAACTCAAGCATTACGTTCAGGAGGATAACTGGAAGTTCGAGCGGGAAGTAGAGGAGTGGGAAGGGGAGCAGTCGTGCAAAGTCCCTCAGATGGACTCCTCCACCAGCTCAGCATCTCAGGATTTCTCTTCCGCCCCAG CGCCCCCGGCGGCCCCTCCTCCCGGGGCTCGCTGCCTGTCGTCGGAGCACGCTGTGATCGCCAAGGAGCAGACTGCCCAGGCCATTGCCAACACAGCCCGGGCCTACGAGAGGAGTGGGGTGGAGGCAGCCCTAAGGGAG GTGATGCTGAGCCCTGCCATGCAAGGGGTCATCCTGGCCATAGCTAAAGCCCGCCAGACCTTCGACCGCGATGGGTCTGAAGCAGGGCTTATTAAG GCATTCCATGAGGAGTACTCCAGGCTCTACCAGCTTGCCAGGGAGGAGCCCCCCTCCCACAGTGACCCCAGGCTTCAGCATGTGCTTGTCTACTTTTTCCAAAATGAAGCGCCTAAAAGGGTAGTGGAACGGACCCTTCTGGAACAGTTTGCAGATAGAAACCTGAGCTATGATGAAAG GTCCATCAGCATCATGAAGGTAGCTCAGGCTAAGCTGAAGGAGATCGGCCCAGATGACATGAATATGGACGAGTACAAG AAGTGGCATGAAGATTACAGCTTGTTTCGAAAGGTGTCTGTGTATCTCCTAACAGGCCTGGAGCTCTATCAAAAAGGAAA GTATCAAGAGGCTCTTTCCTACCTGGTGTATGCCTACCAGAGCAATACCACGCTGCTGATCAAGGGGCCCCTCCGGGGCGTGAAGGAGTCGGTGATCGCCTTGTACCGAAGAAAATGCCTGCTG GAGCTGAATGCCAGAGCAGCCTCTCTCTTTGAAACCAATGATGACCCCTCTGTAACAGAGGGCATTAATGTGATGAATGAGTTGATCATTCCCTGCATTCATCTTATCATTAATGATGATATCTCCAAGGATGACCTAGCTGCCATTGAGGTCATGAGAAACCACTGGTGCTCTTACCTTGGGCAAGATATTGCAG AAAATCTGCAGCTGTGCTTAGGGGAATTTCTACCCAGGCTTCTCGATCCTTCCGCAGAAATCATTGTCTTGAAGGAGCCTCCGACTATTCGACCCAATTCTCCCTACGACCTTTGTAGCCGATTCGCGGCTGTCATGGAGTCAATTCAGGGGGTTTCCACTGTGACAGTGAA
- the USP28 gene encoding ubiquitin carboxyl-terminal hydrolase 28 isoform X9, whose product MTAELQQDDAAAAADRRGSGCQMLLNQLREITGVQDPSFLHEALKASNGDITQAVSLLTEGRVREPGQDTVAAEPSEAEGSAASKEIIAKVIDLTCDNKDDLQAAIALSLLESPKIQADGKDLNRIHEATSAETKRSKRKRCEAWGENPNPNDWRRVDGWPVGLKNVGNTCWFSAVIQSLFQLSEFRRLVLSYSLPQDVLESCPGHTEKRNLVFMQELQYLFALMMGSNRKSVDPSAALNLLKGAFRSPEEQQQDVSEFTHKLLDWLEDAFQLAVSADNPRNKSENPMVQLFYGTFLTEGIREGKPFCNTETFGQYPLQVNGHSNLDECLEGAMVEGDIELPPPDDSVKYEQERWFTKLPPVLTFELSRFEFNQSLGQPEKIHNKLEFPQIIYMDRYMYRSKELIRSKRECIRKSKEEIKVLQQKLERYVQYGSGPARFPLPDMLKYVIEFASTKPASESTAPRSHARLPLPVSSVCCPGSDLTSTESPSEEGSSQGAGSTCSSSEGSLHKPRTGVQSPAPSRAPVEVPAHPAPRTVTEEEMHFVRTCLQRWRSEIEQDIQDLKNCIASTTQTIEQMYCDPLLCQVPYRLHAVLVHEGQANAGHYWAYVYDQPRQVWLKYNDTSVTESSWEELERDSYGGLRNVSAYCLMYTDDSLPRFSAEAASGEPDQMSGEVEALPAELKHYVQEDNWKFEREVEEWEGEQSCKVPQMDSSTSSASQDFSSAPAPPAAPPPGARCLSSEHAVIAKEQTAQAIANTARAYERSGVEAALREVMLSPAMQGVILAIAKARQTFDRDGSEAGLIKAFHEEYSRLYQLAREEPPSHSDPRLQHVLVYFFQNEAPKRVVERTLLEQFADRNLSYDERSISIMKVAQAKLKEIGPDDMNMDEYKKWHEDYSLFRKVSVYLLTGLELYQKGKYQEALSYLVYAYQSNTTLLIKGPLRGVKESVIALYRRKCLLELNARAASLFETNDDPSVTEGINVMNELIIPCIHLIINDDISKDDLAAIEVMRNHWCSYLGQDIAENLQLCLGEFLPRLLDPSAEIIVLKEPPTIRPNSPYDLCSRFAAVMESIQGVSTVTVK is encoded by the exons GCCAGCAATGGCGACATCACCCAGGCAGTCAGCCTCCTCACTGAGGGGAGAGTTAGGGAGCCTGGTCAGGACACTGTTGCTGCAGAACCATCTGAAGCAGAGGGAAGTGCTGCCAGCAAAGAGATAATAGCAA AAGTGATAGACCTTACTTGTGATAACAAAGATGATCTTCAGGCTGCCATTGCTTTGAGTCTACTGGAGTCCCCCAAAATTCAAGCCGACGGAAAAGATCTTAACAG GATACATGAAGCAACCTCTGCAGAAACTAAGCGCTCAAAGAGAAAACGCTGTGAGGCCTGGGGAGAAAATCCCAACCCTAACGACTGGAGGAGAGTTGATGGTTGGCCAGTTGGGCTGAAAAATGTTGGCAATACGTGTTGGTTTAGCGCTGTTATTCAG tctctCTTTCAGTTGTCTGAATTTCGAAGACTCGTTCTCAGCTACAGCCTGCCGCAGGATGTGCTGGAAAGTTGCCCGGGCCACACA GAAAAGAGGAATCTTGTGTTTATGCAGGAGCTTCAGTATTTGTTTGCTCTGATGATGGGATCAAACCGCAAATCTGTAGACCCTTCGGCAGCCTTGAATCTCCTCAAGGGCGCGTTCCGGTCTCCCGAGGAGCAGCAG CAAGATGTGAGTGAATTCACACACAAGCTCCTGGACTGGCTGGAGGACGCATTCCAACTGGCTGTCAGTGCCGA CAATCCCAGGAACAAATCGGAAAATCCAATGGTGCAGCTCTTCTATGGCACTTTCCTCACTGAAGGGATTCGTGAAG GAAAGCCCTTCTGCAACACCGAGACCTTCGGCCAGTACCCCCTTCAGGTAAACGGTCATAGCAACTTGGACGAATGTTTGGAAGGGGCCATGGTAGAGGGTGACATCGAGCTGCCTCCTCCCGATGATTCAGTGAAGTACGAACAGGAG CGTTGGTTTACAAAGCTACCTCCGGTGTTGACCTTTGAACTTTCAAGATTTGAGTTTAATCAATCCCTTGGTCAGCCAGAGAAAATTCACAATAAGCTGGAATTTCCTCAGATCATTTATATGGACAG GTACATGTACAGAAGCAAAGAGCTCATCCGCAGTAAGAGAGAGTGCATTCGAAAGtcgaaggaagaaataaaagttctGCAGCAAAAATTGGAAAG GTATGTGCAGTACGGCTCAGGCCCAGCTCGGTTCCCACTCCCAGACATGCTGAAATACGTCATTGAATTTGCTAGCACAAAACCTGCCTCAGAAAGTACCGCACCTCGAAGTCATGCACGCCTGCCGTTACCAGTTTCTTCAGTGTGCTGCCCGGGCTCTGACCTGACATCCACGGAAAG CCCAAGTGAAGAAGGCTCTTCTCAGGGTGCTGGAAGCACCTGCTCTTCCTCTGAAGGGTCTCTGCACAAGCCCAGGACAGGGGTTCAGTCGCCCGCACCCTCCCGGGCTCCCGTGGAAGTGCCTGCACACCCCGCCCCGCGGACTGTCACGGAGGAGGAGATGCACTTTGTGAGGACCTGTCTTCAGAGATGGCGGAGTGAGATTGAGCAAGATATACAAG atttAAAGAATTGCATTGCAAGCACTACCCAGACTATTGAACAGATGTACTGTGACCCTCTCCTTTGCCAG GTGCCTTATCGCTTGCATgctgttcttgttcacgaagGACAAGCAAACGCTGGACACTACTGGGCCTATGTCTATGACCAACCCCGACAAGTCTGGCTCAAGTACAATGACACCTCTGTCACTGAATCTTCCTGGGAAGAACTTGAAAGAGATTCCTACGGGGGCCTGAGGAATGTCAGCGCTTACTGTCTGATGTACACCGACGACAGTCTGCCCCGCTTCAGTGCAG AGGCAGCCTCGGGTGAACCGGACCAGATGTCGGGAGAGGTGGAGGCCTTACCTGCTGAACTCAAGCATTACGTTCAGGAGGATAACTGGAAGTTCGAGCGGGAAGTAGAGGAGTGGGAAGGGGAGCAGTCGTGCAAAGTCCCTCAGATGGACTCCTCCACCAGCTCAGCATCTCAGGATTTCTCTTCCGCCCCAG CGCCCCCGGCGGCCCCTCCTCCCGGGGCTCGCTGCCTGTCGTCGGAGCACGCTGTGATCGCCAAGGAGCAGACTGCCCAGGCCATTGCCAACACAGCCCGGGCCTACGAGAGGAGTGGGGTGGAGGCAGCCCTAAGGGAG GTGATGCTGAGCCCTGCCATGCAAGGGGTCATCCTGGCCATAGCTAAAGCCCGCCAGACCTTCGACCGCGATGGGTCTGAAGCAGGGCTTATTAAG GCATTCCATGAGGAGTACTCCAGGCTCTACCAGCTTGCCAGGGAGGAGCCCCCCTCCCACAGTGACCCCAGGCTTCAGCATGTGCTTGTCTACTTTTTCCAAAATGAAGCGCCTAAAAGGGTAGTGGAACGGACCCTTCTGGAACAGTTTGCAGATAGAAACCTGAGCTATGATGAAAG GTCCATCAGCATCATGAAGGTAGCTCAGGCTAAGCTGAAGGAGATCGGCCCAGATGACATGAATATGGACGAGTACAAG AAGTGGCATGAAGATTACAGCTTGTTTCGAAAGGTGTCTGTGTATCTCCTAACAGGCCTGGAGCTCTATCAAAAAGGAAA GTATCAAGAGGCTCTTTCCTACCTGGTGTATGCCTACCAGAGCAATACCACGCTGCTGATCAAGGGGCCCCTCCGGGGCGTGAAGGAGTCGGTGATCGCCTTGTACCGAAGAAAATGCCTGCTG GAGCTGAATGCCAGAGCAGCCTCTCTCTTTGAAACCAATGATGACCCCTCTGTAACAGAGGGCATTAATGTGATGAATGAGTTGATCATTCCCTGCATTCATCTTATCATTAATGATGATATCTCCAAGGATGACCTAGCTGCCATTGAGGTCATGAGAAACCACTGGTGCTCTTACCTTGGGCAAGATATTGCAG AAAATCTGCAGCTGTGCTTAGGGGAATTTCTACCCAGGCTTCTCGATCCTTCCGCAGAAATCATTGTCTTGAAGGAGCCTCCGACTATTCGACCCAATTCTCCCTACGACCTTTGTAGCCGATTCGCGGCTGTCATGGAGTCAATTCAGGGGGTTTCCACTGTGACAGTGAAGTAA
- the USP28 gene encoding ubiquitin carboxyl-terminal hydrolase 28 isoform X5, with amino-acid sequence MGCQMLLNQLREITGVQDPSFLHEALKASNGDITQAVSLLTEGRVREPGQDTVAAEPSEAEGSAASKEIIAKVIDLTCDNKDDLQAAIALSLLESPKIQADGKDLNRIHEATSAETKRSKRKRCEAWGENPNPNDWRRVDGWPVGLKNVGNTCWFSAVIQSLFQLSEFRRLVLSYSLPQDVLESCPGHTEKRNLVFMQELQYLFALMMGSNRKSVDPSAALNLLKGAFRSPEEQQQDVSEFTHKLLDWLEDAFQLAVSADSNPRNKSENPMVQLFYGTFLTEGIREGKPFCNTETFGQYPLQVNGHSNLDECLEGAMVEGDIELPPPDDSVKYEQERWFTKLPPVLTFELSRFEFNQSLGQPEKIHNKLEFPQIIYMDRYMYRSKELIRSKRECIRKSKEEIKVLQQKLERYVQYGSGPARFPLPDMLKYVIEFASTKPASESTAPRSHARLPLPVSSVCCPGSDLTSTESPSEEGSSQGAGSTCSSSEGSLHKPRTGVQSPAPSRAPVEVPAHPAPRTVTEEEMHFVRTCLQRWRSEIEQDIQDLKNCIASTTQTIEQMYCDPLLCQVPYRLHAVLVHEGQANAGHYWAYVYDQPRQVWLKYNDTSVTESSWEELERDSYGGLRNVSAYCLMYTDDSLPRFSAEAASGEPDQMSGEVEALPAELKHYVQEDNWKFEREVEEWEGEQSCKVPQMDSSTSSASQDFSSAPAPPAAPPPGARCLSSEHAVIAKEQTAQAIANTARAYERSGVEAALREEAEPEEPPPLETNLAEQSEQPPEANDAEPAARPNAEVSEVEIPSVGRILVRSAADGYDEEVMLSPAMQGVILAIAKARQTFDRDGSEAGLIKAFHEEYSRLYQLAREEPPSHSDPRLQHVLVYFFQNEAPKRVVERTLLEQFADRNLSYDERSISIMKVAQAKLKEIGPDDMNMDEYKKWHEDYSLFRKVSVYLLTGLELYQKGKYQEALSYLVYAYQSNTTLLIKGPLRGVKESVIALYRRKCLLELNARAASLFETNDDPSVTEGINVMNELIIPCIHLIINDDISKDDLAAIEVMRNHWCSYLGQDIAENLQLCLGEFLPRLLDPSAEIIVLKEPPTIRPNSPYDLCSRFAAVMESIQGVSTVTVKALQQWLSTLTPIPVSCVA; translated from the exons GCCAGCAATGGCGACATCACCCAGGCAGTCAGCCTCCTCACTGAGGGGAGAGTTAGGGAGCCTGGTCAGGACACTGTTGCTGCAGAACCATCTGAAGCAGAGGGAAGTGCTGCCAGCAAAGAGATAATAGCAA AAGTGATAGACCTTACTTGTGATAACAAAGATGATCTTCAGGCTGCCATTGCTTTGAGTCTACTGGAGTCCCCCAAAATTCAAGCCGACGGAAAAGATCTTAACAG GATACATGAAGCAACCTCTGCAGAAACTAAGCGCTCAAAGAGAAAACGCTGTGAGGCCTGGGGAGAAAATCCCAACCCTAACGACTGGAGGAGAGTTGATGGTTGGCCAGTTGGGCTGAAAAATGTTGGCAATACGTGTTGGTTTAGCGCTGTTATTCAG tctctCTTTCAGTTGTCTGAATTTCGAAGACTCGTTCTCAGCTACAGCCTGCCGCAGGATGTGCTGGAAAGTTGCCCGGGCCACACA GAAAAGAGGAATCTTGTGTTTATGCAGGAGCTTCAGTATTTGTTTGCTCTGATGATGGGATCAAACCGCAAATCTGTAGACCCTTCGGCAGCCTTGAATCTCCTCAAGGGCGCGTTCCGGTCTCCCGAGGAGCAGCAG CAAGATGTGAGTGAATTCACACACAAGCTCCTGGACTGGCTGGAGGACGCATTCCAACTGGCTGTCAGTGCCGA CAGCAATCCCAGGAACAAATCGGAAAATCCAATGGTGCAGCTCTTCTATGGCACTTTCCTCACTGAAGGGATTCGTGAAG GAAAGCCCTTCTGCAACACCGAGACCTTCGGCCAGTACCCCCTTCAGGTAAACGGTCATAGCAACTTGGACGAATGTTTGGAAGGGGCCATGGTAGAGGGTGACATCGAGCTGCCTCCTCCCGATGATTCAGTGAAGTACGAACAGGAG CGTTGGTTTACAAAGCTACCTCCGGTGTTGACCTTTGAACTTTCAAGATTTGAGTTTAATCAATCCCTTGGTCAGCCAGAGAAAATTCACAATAAGCTGGAATTTCCTCAGATCATTTATATGGACAG GTACATGTACAGAAGCAAAGAGCTCATCCGCAGTAAGAGAGAGTGCATTCGAAAGtcgaaggaagaaataaaagttctGCAGCAAAAATTGGAAAG GTATGTGCAGTACGGCTCAGGCCCAGCTCGGTTCCCACTCCCAGACATGCTGAAATACGTCATTGAATTTGCTAGCACAAAACCTGCCTCAGAAAGTACCGCACCTCGAAGTCATGCACGCCTGCCGTTACCAGTTTCTTCAGTGTGCTGCCCGGGCTCTGACCTGACATCCACGGAAAG CCCAAGTGAAGAAGGCTCTTCTCAGGGTGCTGGAAGCACCTGCTCTTCCTCTGAAGGGTCTCTGCACAAGCCCAGGACAGGGGTTCAGTCGCCCGCACCCTCCCGGGCTCCCGTGGAAGTGCCTGCACACCCCGCCCCGCGGACTGTCACGGAGGAGGAGATGCACTTTGTGAGGACCTGTCTTCAGAGATGGCGGAGTGAGATTGAGCAAGATATACAAG atttAAAGAATTGCATTGCAAGCACTACCCAGACTATTGAACAGATGTACTGTGACCCTCTCCTTTGCCAG GTGCCTTATCGCTTGCATgctgttcttgttcacgaagGACAAGCAAACGCTGGACACTACTGGGCCTATGTCTATGACCAACCCCGACAAGTCTGGCTCAAGTACAATGACACCTCTGTCACTGAATCTTCCTGGGAAGAACTTGAAAGAGATTCCTACGGGGGCCTGAGGAATGTCAGCGCTTACTGTCTGATGTACACCGACGACAGTCTGCCCCGCTTCAGTGCAG AGGCAGCCTCGGGTGAACCGGACCAGATGTCGGGAGAGGTGGAGGCCTTACCTGCTGAACTCAAGCATTACGTTCAGGAGGATAACTGGAAGTTCGAGCGGGAAGTAGAGGAGTGGGAAGGGGAGCAGTCGTGCAAAGTCCCTCAGATGGACTCCTCCACCAGCTCAGCATCTCAGGATTTCTCTTCCGCCCCAG CGCCCCCGGCGGCCCCTCCTCCCGGGGCTCGCTGCCTGTCGTCGGAGCACGCTGTGATCGCCAAGGAGCAGACTGCCCAGGCCATTGCCAACACAGCCCGGGCCTACGAGAGGAGTGGGGTGGAGGCAGCCCTAAGGGAG GAAGCTGAGCCCGAGGAGCCCCCGCCCCTGGAGACAAACCTTGCAGAGCAGTCAGAGCAGCCCCCAGAGGCTAATGATGCCGAGCCCGCTGCCCGGCCTAACGCTGAGGTCTCTGAAGTGGAGATTCCCAGTGTGGGAAGGATTCTGGTTAGATCTGCTGCAGATGGCTATGATGAGGAG GTGATGCTGAGCCCTGCCATGCAAGGGGTCATCCTGGCCATAGCTAAAGCCCGCCAGACCTTCGACCGCGATGGGTCTGAAGCAGGGCTTATTAAG GCATTCCATGAGGAGTACTCCAGGCTCTACCAGCTTGCCAGGGAGGAGCCCCCCTCCCACAGTGACCCCAGGCTTCAGCATGTGCTTGTCTACTTTTTCCAAAATGAAGCGCCTAAAAGGGTAGTGGAACGGACCCTTCTGGAACAGTTTGCAGATAGAAACCTGAGCTATGATGAAAG GTCCATCAGCATCATGAAGGTAGCTCAGGCTAAGCTGAAGGAGATCGGCCCAGATGACATGAATATGGACGAGTACAAG AAGTGGCATGAAGATTACAGCTTGTTTCGAAAGGTGTCTGTGTATCTCCTAACAGGCCTGGAGCTCTATCAAAAAGGAAA GTATCAAGAGGCTCTTTCCTACCTGGTGTATGCCTACCAGAGCAATACCACGCTGCTGATCAAGGGGCCCCTCCGGGGCGTGAAGGAGTCGGTGATCGCCTTGTACCGAAGAAAATGCCTGCTG GAGCTGAATGCCAGAGCAGCCTCTCTCTTTGAAACCAATGATGACCCCTCTGTAACAGAGGGCATTAATGTGATGAATGAGTTGATCATTCCCTGCATTCATCTTATCATTAATGATGATATCTCCAAGGATGACCTAGCTGCCATTGAGGTCATGAGAAACCACTGGTGCTCTTACCTTGGGCAAGATATTGCAG AAAATCTGCAGCTGTGCTTAGGGGAATTTCTACCCAGGCTTCTCGATCCTTCCGCAGAAATCATTGTCTTGAAGGAGCCTCCGACTATTCGACCCAATTCTCCCTACGACCTTTGTAGCCGATTCGCGGCTGTCATGGAGTCAATTCAGGGGGTTTCCACTGTGACAGTGAA